One window of Clarias gariepinus isolate MV-2021 ecotype Netherlands chromosome 21, CGAR_prim_01v2, whole genome shotgun sequence genomic DNA carries:
- the lysmd3 gene encoding lysM and putative peptidoglycan-binding domain-containing protein 3 isoform X2: MTGRNQYNGFQSATAMQPATGGHTYIFGNNSETECSEEDAESNELRSRGRERLRRSTSRERKDDIVYVMRDVKEGDTLISISLRYFCSVADLKRANNLLTEQDFFALRSIKIPVKKFSLFTETHSTAPQKTSSPSGVRRVLENPPSTGSADSSPSSSSSTDSVECFLQEKDKDIELLVKYSSPSRSSLSEVVSSLNSQPPIQGEAERRSAVRKDPYYGADWGMRWWTAVAIMLVVGIVTPVFYLLYYEVLMKADVSHHTTTESIRPDSTVLNNGGVILKAKAVPHPESSMHPATEHQASVRIQEQRT, translated from the exons ATGACTGGAAGAAACCAATATAATGGCTTCCAGTCAGCAACGGCAATGCAGCCTGCGACTGGGGGTCACACTTACATCTTCGGGAACAATTCGGAGACAGAGTGCTCTGAGGAGGATGCAGAGAGCAATGAGCTCCGCTCCAGAGGCAGGGAGAGGCTCCGGCGCAGTACCTCCAGAGAGCGAAAGGATGACATTGTCTACGTGATGAGGGATGTTAAGGAGGGGGACACTTTGATTAGCATTTCACTTCGGTATTTCTGCTCT GTCGCTGATCTAAAGAGAGCCAATAATCTTCTGACAGAGCAGGATTTCTTCGCCTTGAGGTCTATTAAAATCCCTGTGAAGAAATTTAGCTTgttcacagaaacacacagcaCGGCTCCCCAGAAAACAAGCTCACCCAGCGGTGTCCGCAGAGTCCTGGAGAACCCCCCGAGCACAGGTTCCGCTGACTCCTCCCCCTCATCTTCCTCCTCCACTGACAGTGTGGAGTGCTTCCTGCAGGAAAAGGACAAGGACATTGAACTTTTGGTCAAATACTCCAGCCCATCCAGAAGCAGTCTCAGCGAGGTGGTGTCCTCATTGAACTCCCAGCCACCTATTCAGGGAGAGGCAGAGCGCAGGTCTGCCGTGAGGAAGGACCCATACTATGGAGCGGACTGGGGTATGAGGTGGTGGACTGCGGTAGCCATTATGCTCGTTGTGGGCATCGTCACACCGGTGTTCTACCTGCTGTACTACGAGGTGCTAATGAAAGCAGATGTTAGTCACCACACTACCACAGAATCCATAAGGCCTGATTCTACAGTCTTAAACAATGGTGGTGTTATTTTAAAAGCTAAGGCTGTTCCTCATCCTGAGTCCTCCATGCATCCAGCTACTGAACATCAAGCATCTGTTCGGATACAGGAACAACGAACATAA
- the lysmd3 gene encoding lysM and putative peptidoglycan-binding domain-containing protein 3 isoform X1, which yields MREKMTGRNQYNGFQSATAMQPATGGHTYIFGNNSETECSEEDAESNELRSRGRERLRRSTSRERKDDIVYVMRDVKEGDTLISISLRYFCSVADLKRANNLLTEQDFFALRSIKIPVKKFSLFTETHSTAPQKTSSPSGVRRVLENPPSTGSADSSPSSSSSTDSVECFLQEKDKDIELLVKYSSPSRSSLSEVVSSLNSQPPIQGEAERRSAVRKDPYYGADWGMRWWTAVAIMLVVGIVTPVFYLLYYEVLMKADVSHHTTTESIRPDSTVLNNGGVILKAKAVPHPESSMHPATEHQASVRIQEQRT from the exons ATGAG GGAGAAAATGACTGGAAGAAACCAATATAATGGCTTCCAGTCAGCAACGGCAATGCAGCCTGCGACTGGGGGTCACACTTACATCTTCGGGAACAATTCGGAGACAGAGTGCTCTGAGGAGGATGCAGAGAGCAATGAGCTCCGCTCCAGAGGCAGGGAGAGGCTCCGGCGCAGTACCTCCAGAGAGCGAAAGGATGACATTGTCTACGTGATGAGGGATGTTAAGGAGGGGGACACTTTGATTAGCATTTCACTTCGGTATTTCTGCTCT GTCGCTGATCTAAAGAGAGCCAATAATCTTCTGACAGAGCAGGATTTCTTCGCCTTGAGGTCTATTAAAATCCCTGTGAAGAAATTTAGCTTgttcacagaaacacacagcaCGGCTCCCCAGAAAACAAGCTCACCCAGCGGTGTCCGCAGAGTCCTGGAGAACCCCCCGAGCACAGGTTCCGCTGACTCCTCCCCCTCATCTTCCTCCTCCACTGACAGTGTGGAGTGCTTCCTGCAGGAAAAGGACAAGGACATTGAACTTTTGGTCAAATACTCCAGCCCATCCAGAAGCAGTCTCAGCGAGGTGGTGTCCTCATTGAACTCCCAGCCACCTATTCAGGGAGAGGCAGAGCGCAGGTCTGCCGTGAGGAAGGACCCATACTATGGAGCGGACTGGGGTATGAGGTGGTGGACTGCGGTAGCCATTATGCTCGTTGTGGGCATCGTCACACCGGTGTTCTACCTGCTGTACTACGAGGTGCTAATGAAAGCAGATGTTAGTCACCACACTACCACAGAATCCATAAGGCCTGATTCTACAGTCTTAAACAATGGTGGTGTTATTTTAAAAGCTAAGGCTGTTCCTCATCCTGAGTCCTCCATGCATCCAGCTACTGAACATCAAGCATCTGTTCGGATACAGGAACAACGAACATAA
- the mblac2 gene encoding metallo-beta-lactamase domain-containing protein 2: MSATDWYAHKSLENGLFWIQERFYASGNRANIWLIPGSHQDVLIDAGLGLRSLPEYISAKGLLGDDAKRKNPLLAIGTHVHFDHSGGLHQFQQVGVHEAEVDALANGDNFETVTWLSDREIVENPCPGWTARQYRVKPVQPTHILQEGDVINLGDRQLTVLHMPGHSRGSICLHDKDNKLLFSGDVVYDGSMIDWLPYSAVGDYVRSCQRLVEMVDKEEVEQVMPGHYNAFGAKRLHRLASTYISSAGTCHKLTTCAVKSIASLALRASNSCCACC, translated from the exons ATGTCCGCGACGGACTGGTATGCGCACAAGTCGCTCGAAAACGGCCTGTTTTGGATTCAGGAGCGTTTCTACGCATCGGGAAACAGGGCGAACATCTGGCTGATTCCTGGATCTCACCAGGACGTGCTGATCGACGCCGGCCTCGGCCTGCGCAGTCTGCCCGAGTACATCAGCGCCAAAGGCCTGCTGGGAGACGACGCCAAGCGAAAAAACCCGCTGCTGGCCATCGGGACGCACGTGCATTTCGACCACTCGGGCGGTCTGCACCAGTTCCAACAGGTGGGCGTGCACGAGGCCGAGGTCGATGCGCTCGCCAACGGAGACAACTTCGAGACGGTGACATGGCTGTCTGACCGGGAGATCGTGGAGAATCCGTGCCCGGGCTGGACGGCCAGGCAGTACAGAGTGAAGCCGGTGCAGCCCACCCACATCCTGCAGGAAG gcGATGTCATCAACCTCGGGGACCGTCAGCTGACGGTGCTTCACATGCCAGGTCACTCCAGAGGCAGCATCTGCCTCCATGACAAGGACAACAAGTTACTGTTCAGTGGAGACGTGGTCTACGACGGCTCCATGATCGACTGGCTGCCCTACAGCGCGGTTGGCGACTATGTGCGCAGCTGTCAGAGGCTGGTAGAGATGGTGGACAAGGAGGAAGTGGAGCAGGTCATGCCTGGCCATTATAATGCTTTTGGAGCCAAGAGGCTCCACAGGCTGGCCTCCACCTACATCTCTAGTGCGGGAACGTGTCACAAGTTGACTACCTGTGCGGTGAAGTCAATAGCCAGCTTGGCACTTCGGGCTTCCAACTCCTGTTGTGCCTGTTGTTAA
- the polr3g gene encoding DNA-directed RNA polymerase III subunit RPC7 encodes MAGKGRGIAAFTFNIEALGITRGSMPETQRGPQPLFPQVEFKPVPLKAGEDEDYMLALKQEIRGRMKGLPFNIKPCSGRSDVERYKEKYVRECQKVEDEEWTPDWNRLPKELMPQKKKIGKKTDPKKPRKISRKDQEALLSKLDELEKKGDKLDIENEKEEKKGDEKDEEEEAEGEEYDEELEEENDYIDTYFEDGDDYGAGSDDNMDEATY; translated from the exons ATGGCAGGTAAAGGCAGAGGCATAGCGGCTTTTACGTTTAATATAGAGGCACTGGGAATCACCAGAGGATCCATGCCTGAGACTCAGCGTGGGCCACAACCACTGTTTCCT CAAGTGGAGTTTAAACCAGTGCCTCTAAAGGCTGGTGAGGATGAAGACTACATGTTAGCTTTGAAACAAGAGATAAGGGGAAGAATGAAAGGTCTGCCTTTCAACATAAAGCCATGCTCAGGCAGGAGTG atgtGGAACggtataaagaaaaatatgtaaGGGAATGCCAAAAAGTCGAGGATGAAGAATGGACACCAG ACTGGAATCGTCTTCCAAAGGAGCTAATGCCCCAGAAGAAGAAAATAGGAAAGAAGACTG ATCCTAAGAAACCTAGAAAGATTTCAAGAAAAGATCAGGAGGCTTTGCTGTCTAAACTAGAt GAACTTGAGAAGAAAGGTGATAAATTGGACATTGagaatgaaaaagaagaaaaaaaaggtgatgAGAAAGATGAAGAGGAGGAAGCTGAAGGGGAAGAATATGATGAAGAGCTTGAAGAG GAGAATGACTACATAGATACCTACTTCGAGGACGGTGATGATTACGGAGCAGGCAGCGATGACAATATGGATGAAGCCACATATTAA